The following is a genomic window from Platichthys flesus chromosome 13, fPlaFle2.1, whole genome shotgun sequence.
TTTCCTTTGATTCTCCATCGATTTGACTCGAGCTCTTTTACAGATTTATTCAAAGATTTGCTAAATTTTGATCCATATTTCAATATGAAAGGAACTTCAGTGAATGTGAAAGAAGTTTCTCAATGTTTAAATGAACATATGAGCTCATCTCAGTGACAGATATGAATCATCTTCACTGAGATTTGATTCCATCTAAACTTGAATATTTCCTTTAGCTCTCAGTGACGATGAGACAAAACGAACAAAAGCAGATTTCCCGACACttgaattcatctttatttgtgACATGTGACACGAATGCAGCATCTGATTGGTCCTCTGCTCACAGacgtctttgtgtctttgcacaACAAACAGACTTTGAAGCTCTGAACCGAAGCTGCAGGCTTCTTGAAGTGACTCACGACTGATCAACATGTTGGACACAGGGACGTCTCAGACTCAGCTCCCTGGAGCCAGACGGAGACGCCTCCTGTCCCTGAGCTTCAGTTTGTTAATAACCTGGTGCAGAACTCAGGTTATTAACACGGGTAGAGATTAATACTGGTCACAGTATTCAGCAGCTGCCTGGACGATGTTTCGGTCGTTCACTACACCAGGGACATTCCGGTCGAGGGGCGGAGCCTAAACACGTGTCTCCATTAGAATCGTAGAGTTCCTGCTTCAAGAtgaaaatacagtaaaacacCCTCATCGACGGATTCTGTCACGTGGGAATTCTCTTTTCAAATTCAATTAGAATCCAAATTTacattattgttataattaatatataatttaattcaTATAATAATTTTACTATAACAACTCATataaatttgtttatatttcgAATAGAATCAGAAAatctgacagaaataaaaacgCTATCATCCTCTGACACTATGTCTTAGTTTAAGGATTACGATCAGATGtctgacctgcagggggcgccgcTGAGCCCTGTTGTGTCCCAGAGACATTTTCACGTTCTCTCTGAATATGAGACGATTCCTTCAGTTTCACACGGAACACGTTTAACGGCCTGAAGTGTAAAAGCACACGAGACGCTCGAGTTGAAGGAGCCTGAATCCTGAAGCCATATTTCACTAGTTATTGATTATTTCActagttatttattatttcactagttatttattatttcactaGTTATTGATTATTTCACTAGTCATGGATTATTGATGACTTCTGTCAGGTGGATCCCTTTCAGTCGGATTCAGGTTGAATCCTGAAACCGTTTCCATGAATCTGATGCCGTGTGACTGAGCAGAACACCTGAAGGGCTACACACACTCCATGAGCCTGAAGATAGATATGAATCAGTCTTCTTAATAAATAGATGGTTTGATACAGATGATTAACAGAATATTTACTGAGAGAATAAAAAACTGAGGAATGTGGACGTTTTCTTTCCTCACTGCTTCGTTGGTGAAGACCGTTTCCCTGGCAGCTGATTGGTTCTTAGATTCATTGCGTGTTCACCGATGCTCCACCGATGCTCCACCGATGTTTCACCGATGTTTCACTTTCACGTTGCAGAAGTCgagctgagcagcagcttgtttctATGAGGACACTTAGGAACGGGATTACTCCGCTTGTTGATCTGATTTCATTCTGCTCACTGACTCCTGCAGTAAATCCTCTCGGCCACATTCCCTGCACAGattctttttaactttgtgctgaTGTGTGGATTTTCTGTGTGAGGGGAAGTCTTTTTAAGATCAGTGTATTTGAACGTGTGAAAGTCTGAGgtaataaatacagtttagGGATCAAGTGGGTTCCGGTGTCTTTGTGTGAAGGTCGAGACTTTTAAGTTTTAAAGGAAacaaactgtttcctctctttatTCAAGAGAGTGattccaaaaagaaaataaccttcctttaatttaaatacatatataaattaTAACATGTTAGCGGCTACGGCTAGTTCCTGAAAGGAGAGCTTTTTTTTACGAACTCAGAAAGTCTTGTTAGAACcgatctgttgttttttacattttgttcttGCAGGAAACCTCAATGAGTCTAAACCTTGTGTCTGGCCTCTGCTCCTCTACACTCTGggctctgtccgtctgtccttctcttccttccttccttccttccttccttccttccttccttccttccttccttccttccttccttcctgctctgctcttcCAGGACCACCTGTGTCTCCCTCACCACATCCTGGAGGAGAAGGGTCTGATGAAGGTGAGCGTCATGGTGCACGCTCTGTTGGACCGGGCCTCCCCCAAACACGCCTTCCTGACGTGAGCGAGCAGAGAGGGGCGGAGCTTCCACCGACCAACACGCTCAACAAACGCACGCCGGTATCCACACGCCGACGCTCTGGCGCCACCCCGAGGCCGCTCTGCCTCGTCCCAGTAACagagtgttttttattatattcaagGATGCAAAGTGGTTTTAAACGAACTAAACTGATTTATTTACTAATTCACACGAGGGAACTTCTGGGTGATTCCGAATCTAACAAGCAGATTGATGGAAGAGCCAGTGTCTGATTGGACGATGTAAACCAATCACTTCTTCAGGTAAACacgagaaacacaaacagctgaaggTTGAAAATACAACAACGATCAAACATATGCAGACGATCAATGACTgtttatgaagatggatgattcctcttcctcccactgaaCTGACATGAAGCCAAATTATTTCAGATGTGGAGACTGACGTCATTTAAAGAGTTGCCACAGGCTCTAAATATCGGGAAATTAATAATAACCAAACTTATCACgaacatgaaatatttatttctgttgtatTTAGATTTGTTTAGCTTGATCCAGGTCCTATGTTCTGACATAGAGGAGGCGGGTTTATACCACCGTCGCCCAGCAGGCGGAGATCCAGATGTTTGgcttcatgtcgtccatcttgtttTCCAGTCTACATCAGGACCAGTACCAGGGCCACTGGGGAAACTTCTCAAGAATAAATTCAAAATTATTTTGAGGGGAAAAGTAAAATTTCGATAAAACTCTGAAAAGACCGatcatatttagttttcttaGTATAATGCCAtaatatctttaatatttcttttCATAGGGTTTTTATGACATGATGTATTATTCTTTAAAGTTGTCTCAATTCGTTCATATTATTCTCAACAACGTGGCCCTAATACTCTGCGataattactttaaaatgtgGCATTAAATCTAAACAGGCACTTTGTCTTTTTAACATTTAGTCTAAAACAAACTTTCTTCTTTCACCCGATCGTGTCCTGAAGAGAATTAAACCAAACCAGTTTGAACATAGAGGGAGAACAATGTGAGCCACAATtctatttaaagaaaaacatatttatgatGTAAAGAGAAGCTGATGAGTTGTTGTAAACAtcccaaaaatatttttctctaaTGTATTTTAGGTAAAAGTCTTTCTTTTATAAAAGTGTCTCTGCAGCCGAGTCTCCACTTCATGTTTGTTCGAGGATCTTTGTCTTGAATCCAAAGTTCGTTCACTGAGAGAATCGTTCATCAAACATCAAACCGCAGCTTCTGCGTCCGACAAGTTTCATTTGCTTCTCGTGTCTGAGCTTCGAGCATCGAGCGTCGAGTCTGAACATCGAGAAGAAGCTGCTCAGTAAATctgttaaaacacttttttcctCCAACGCGATCAGAGCAGAAATAAAACGTAACATTCACACTGGAGCCGGAGACGTCGCCATTTTCCTCCGTTCCTCTTCCTGTcgccaacattacccagagttcagtgaTGTGATGAATCGGCCTCCGGGGGCAGCAGCCGACATGTAGCTGCCTCCCGTGTCGACCGACTCTGGAGTCGTGAGTTCATCACCTCAGATTCAAAGTTAAAGAGAAAACCTCCTGTGAGGAGTCTACACGTGTCCACCAGGTGGCAGAATTCATCGTACATTTCACAGTtgccaaaacatttttttctctcttgtgatagtttttttatttaaatgtacatattgtTTATCACAAGTATTCCCTGTTGTTGAATTAATATTCAGTATTTCTTCATGTTCTGTATATTTCACATCAGCAAAGATTTCATAAAATCCAAAAGAATTTCAACACTATCGGCAGCTCGGAGAAACACAGGCACACCACGTCGTAAATATGTTTCATATATCCGATAATAAATTAGCATCTGGTAACAgtattatgttttttctttttgctaaaATCTGTagttcatttttataaaatcttgAACTCCTGCTGAAGTCAAAGTCAAAACCATCGACTGAAAACAGCCGGTCGACACGTCTCCACTGATacaccagtgtgataagaacctaAAACCACAGAAACCATCTCGATTCTATcgtgtttggtccgtgtcccatctgcgaacacggaggaggagggtcaATGACCTGTCCTGCAGCCAGGGGGCGACAGGGTTGAgtttcatgtcgtccatcttaatttAGTCAGTGGTTAAATATCAGGATCATCGTGGTGAGTCGAGCCGAAAGGGAAATTAACGACGTCACTTAGAttttctgtaaatgtgtttcCACGTCTGTACGTTTTCTACGTTTCACAGATTTCACTGACGTATCCTCGGAGTTTTGGGGAAAATAGAATCAACTGCTTCCTCCGACAGAATCTGCACTTTAAACTTTTTAACTTCTCTATTTATATCTTTGTTTTGGCAACTGAGAAAATCTTCACTCACCTAAAATCTGAAGCGAAGGATCAAACTTTTACAAATGTGACGCTGATGTAAATTGTGTAAATGTGGTGTGAAAATCCTGCTGAACACAAAGCAgagttgtttcctgtttttttgtaaatacagTTGTAAACTGTCCAGAAACGACCTGCGCTCacatttttctacttttctgACCAGGAGGAACTTTATTTTTGAGGTTTGTTGAGATTTGATGTAACGCACCCTTTTGTAACTCTCTGTGAGCcttttgtgtaatttgttgtaCAGCAACTGATTTAAATGCATGAAATGTCCCTTTAATGTCGCCTTAACTGCTGTGAATACTGTAAATACTGTAAGTGTTTCTCATCACTTCATCAGTAAAGACCTCATCTGTCAAACGACTCCATCGTCTGTCGctttgcttcttcttctgtccgACTTCTCAGATGGAAAGAATTTATCTGCTTCTGCTCTTTTTGAAATAATTGTTCATTTATTCCCAAAAAATCCATCTTGTCTTaattcagttctttttttttacatttttcagattttttttaatatgataagaatttttttaattcataaaaGTTCATCTGATTATTTCTTCTGctaaaacttttcttttctgaattCATTCTTCTCTTGGATCTTATTCTGTTAAATTGTCAAACCAGTAGAAAACCTGTTGTAGTGATGACTAATGAAATTGTTGAGGTGAATAAAGACAGAACGAGAACAACTCaaggttttattctgaaaagctgATTGTTCACTGACAGACTTCCAGTTCTGAACGTGACTTCACTCGAGTCCGAGGAGAAGTCCAGAGCTccgtcctgctgcagctcagacgtTCAGGAACTTGGCGTGATGTTTGATGTGGTCGTTCATGAAGGAGTAGATGAAGAAGTAGCTGTGGTCGTAaccctgcaggaggaaacaTCAAAACAACTTGAACCTTCATCACTGGTTTTATACAAGGTCAGAAATCAGTGAAAGCTTCAGATGATGATCACGTGAGAAAagatcaaatcaaatgtttggtTCAGTTCACGTTAACGAGACGACCACGACTCAGCACAACAATGTGATGtcacacgtcacatgaccacTAACAGGCTGAGAGCCACTGACCGGCTGCAGTCTGAAGACCACAGGGATCTTCTTCTCGGAGCAGACGGCGATCAGGTTGTCGGGCAGCAGCTGACTGGCCGTCAGGAACTGGTCATCACGGCCCTGGTCGATCAGGATGTCGAGCTGAGGTCCCGAGTACGACGCCGCCAGCACGGTGGCATCGTAcgcctggagggggggggggctcgtttACTGGTTGATCACAGATGTAATGACGCTAAACACATTAGTAACAGTCactgaattaaattaaaacaaatcatgaAACATTTCTATTCATGTTCCTGAGGTGAAGAAACTCATCATCTCGTTTCTATTCCTCATGTTCCTGAAGCTGGAGGGAATTGAACCCTCAACACACTGGTTTAGATTTAGGTGTAGTGGGATGTAAAAGTTCTGTGATGtgtggaggaagacgagggtcCAGTGTCCCCCTCTGAGTGGGACCAGGCCCCCGGACTGGTTACCTCCCAGGTGGCCCGGTCGGGGCCCAGGTATCCGGCGAAGGCCTTCTGTCCCCAGGGACACTGCACCGGGTTACAGATCGGAGCGAAGGCGGAGACGgcctgaggacagagacagagacagacgtcAGCATCGTCACACGTTAACGTTTCGTCCGTTCACACCCGACCTCCGGTACCTTGTACTTCCCAGGGTTCCTCAGGGCGCAGACCAGCGCCCCGTGGCCGCCCATGGAGTGACCGCTGATGGACATCCTGTCGGGGGCGGTGGGGAAGTTAGCGTTGATCAGCTTGGGGAGCTGAGATAGAACAACACAACTGTTAATCCAAGTCTGGAATTATACATATACTGTGGGGGGGGAACAGACATGAGAGGAATCGAACCCACCTCCTCTGTGACGTACGAGTACATCCGGTAGTTTGATTTCCAAGGCTCCTGCGTGGCGTCAACGTAGAAACCAGCTCCGGTGCCGAAATCCCAGCTCTCGTCCTCGCCCTCGATGTTACAGCCACCTGAGGGGACACATCACTGACTGTGgtgtatgacctatactgcagccggccaccagggggcgatggagtgtgtgtgtgtttacgtgggCTGGTGTCCGGAGCCACGATGATGATTCCGTGCTCTGCAGCCGCGAGTTGACATCCAGCTTTAGTGATGACGTTCTGCTCCGTGCACGTCAGACCTGCACGAGGGGGaagacacacaacctgtgacacgagacacacaacctgtgacacGAGAGACGCAACCTGTGGTCAACCTGAGGAGCTGGGACCCGACGGAGACTCACCGGACAGCCAGTAGAGGACGGGACACTTGTCCGTCTCGGCCTTCGGAGGGACGTACACAGCAAACTTCATCTTACACTTcaactcagagctggaggacaaaccaacacacacacatgatataCTCCtgtgagaaggtgtgtgtgtgtgtctgtgtgtgtgtgtgtgtgtgtgtcaggagaaGCCGCTCTCACCTCTCGTGCTCGAACACCTTCTGGAAGCCGCCGGCGCACTTGTTGGAGGAAACTTGTGTCAGAGCCATTTTCCAACTGTGGAGAAACACAACCgatgaaatatgaaatgaaagaaagtcgtgattcaaagtgtttaaaggttttatcttaatttgtgtgtcGTCAGGTTCTGAACATGAGTGTTCTCCATAAACCAAAgtaataaatagaataaatagaTAATTAAACACAATATAACACCAACTTCCTACAGACTGAGGAAGTACATTGAATTAGACCTATGTGAGCACCTTGccactttaatttgaaatgtgctatataaatacagtgatTTATGATAAGTATTATATTATGATTTTAATACCGTAGTACATTAGCAGCATAGTATTTATAAGTATACAGATATAATTAGGTATAACTTCACAACacgatataaatataaaatgcttTATAGTTAAACTATATTTAGAAACTGATGTCATATGTCTGTTAGCCTCTGCTTACTGCTGTTAGCTGCTCCTAGCCACTGTTAGCTGCTTTTAACCGCTGTAAGCTGCTGGTAGCTGTTTAAGCTACTGTTAGCCTCTGCTAGCTGCTGCGAGCCActaaacatgcttctgcgactgcctCTGCTACAGTTATAGTTACAGTTACTATTACAGTTACTGCCAGTCTTACATTACTCGCAGCGAACCCACTGACATCACAGAAATGAATCAGCTGTTGACGCAAACATCGAGCTGCCAGATGTTTCCTGCATGAGCCGAATGAATCACAACATCTGGATCCAGCGGCGCGACGCAGAGTTTGATGACGTCATTCACGTTCAACTTAGTTATTAACGAACTAAGCGAGAATCGTCCAGATGTGGAGCGGAGTTCGCTGTGCACGTGTTAGCAGGTTAGCTTAGCTCCTGCACGCATCGTTAGCTGCTGCTGACGTGTGTTTGCGTGAATTTAACGAGTTGAACGAGTTGACGTGAAGAAAGAAGCGAAGTCAAACCTGTAGAATCTCACGTTTCCGTCTAATCTGCGAACTTCACCAGAGCTTCTGACGTGCACCGGGCCAGAGTCCGCTGCGTCAGCGTGATGACGTCACGAGGGCTCGACGCCAGCAGCCAGACGTGATGTGCGTGTCCGGCCGCTAGGGGGCGGTGGTGTCCTGCAGCAGAACACATTAGATTAGATtggattcaactttattgtcattgcacagtacaagtacttaaacaacgaaatgcagtttagcgtctaaccagaagtgcaaaaaaaggagttaaagtgcagagtattgtgcgtatatgaaatgtaaataaataagatatgtacagtagcacaTCGACTCCATGGGAACAAGTTTCATCAAATAACCTTCAGGTTGGaactttttattcataaaaatcatgattaataaaacactaaaaaaaataatgctCATTATTGTTAAGATCGTattttctctgagaaattaatAAACATATTGAAAAACTGATAATGTAAGTGGGAAAGAAAACGTGGATATTTTCTGTGGTAATTCATGTtatgatgatttatttatatttaaattacattattagATCaagtttatatatttagttaGCAGAGACACATTTGTATGTTCATGATGAAAAcaacatataaaacattatttgactcttttctcctctatatattattggcactatcaccaatctctgcaccatAGAACCacacgtgcccataactctcttactgtatattgttgttctattgttgtttttatattgttgtttgtacagtgcaccaaccacaccaaggcaatttcctgtatgtgcaaatatacatggcaataaaaatagtTATAATTCTTCTGATTccgtaaaatgtttttatttatatatcattaCTTACTCACGCActcacacgcactcacacgcaCCGACGTGCTGCTGATTCATTCAAACCAAACCTTCACCACTGGAGACCAGTCACGGCGAGCGGGGACACTACCGGCCTCTTGTGGCCACATTGGAGTACTGACCCTGCATGAACCTTTGAACATATTTACCCTTCAatgtatcattatataattaCAGTTTTATTATAGATTTTTACAAACAGTTTATGTTTGTTACTCCTCGTCGGTCATGTGACAGCTTCCTGTTCGATCCCATTGGTTCGTCCCCTCATCGTCTGGAACGTTCAGGTCTGAGACGTTGAGACAAACTCAACTTGTGGAGACGCGTCTCAAACGTGTCCACGTCACGAGCAGCTGAGTGACGGGCGGAGAGGGGGCGGGTCTCAGCACGttggagctgtcagtcaaactgatGAATGGGTGAGAGGTCAAAGACACAGAGGACTAATGTCTGTCCTCCTCAGGGAGCAACATCTGGTTCCACTGCACAGCTGTTCACCAGCGTCCACCTCTCACTAATAATCACTTTGGTTTATGAGTTTCACAGAAAACACGTCCGGGGACAAGACCACAAACTAAACACAGGGAGACAAAGACGTGTGTTGTGGACTGGTCCAGACgggaggtgatgaagaggagggtcATGGAGTCAGAGAGGGAAGAGCAGACACATATTTCTGAGGTGGTGAAGACACATTTAGTTGAGGTGAGACCGAAGGTGGAGTCGAGAGTGACACCCAGGTCCTGGACCTCTGGGGGGGAACAGCTGTTCACTGGGGCATTGGGAACCAGCACCCGACCAGTAAGAAGCTTTTGACTCAAACTCAGTGTGAAGGTTCAcaccttcagctcctctggaggaggtgcagctgatTTACATCAACAGGGAACCGCTCACTCATTATTAATAAACGGTTTCATCTGGTTCTGAATTCATTAATAAACTCCTCTTTTTGTTGAATCACAGTGagacctccttcctcctgctccttctccctcctgctccttctgctcctcctccctcctgctcctgctcctcctccctcatccctcctcctcctcctgctcctcctccctcctccttcctactcctcctcctgctcctcctccctcctccctcctccctcctccctcctccctcctccctcttcctcctcctcctcctcctgcccctcctcctcctcctcctcctactgctcctcctcctcctcctgctcctcctccctcctgctccttctccctcctccctcctccctcctccctcctctctcctccctcctgctccttctccccctcctcctcctccctcctgctggaGAGCTTCTGAAGTGTGAATCGTATCCTGAATGTTAGACTCAGCAGGAAGCTCTTAATTATGATGAACCCTGCTGCGCTCCAGGAACCTGAGGATTCCTCCGTGTGCCCCGACTGAACCTGGCTCTGTGGGGCCACTAGGGCAACGGGGGGGCCACAGGGGGCCGCGGGCCCCTTCAATTAGTGTGTGAAGAAAGTGAAGCTTCAGTCCAGATGCACAAACTGTATTTACAGTGAAGTGAGGATCAGGAGTTCAGTACTCTGTGAAGAGGTGGAGCTCGTCACTCTGACTGATGAAGACGTTGCTCAGATGAAGGTTGAAGTTCTTGTTAATATTTCAGTGTTTGTTCTTCTCCAGTGTTTTGCTTCCTGTTCGTCTTTAACCTCTCGCTGCTCTCGGACCAGTTCCTGTGTGATGTTGTCTCAGGTGGCAGATCCACTACCCGTCTATTCTCCGTTAACATGTTCTGCTCTAGTTACGCACCGCCGCCCCCCCGAGGGCACAAACAACCCTGGCAACAAGCGGGGGGTGGCGGTGACTGGCTGCAGCTGTGACTCCGCAGCGAGCGGCGCGTCTGATTGGCCGGGCCCTGCTGCGACCGATAAAGTGCAACACGAGCTCCCAAACAAAACGAGTTCcacagagcagctcctccagcaggaggccggGGAGGCCCCactgagctcctccagcaggaggccAGGGAGGCCCCactgagctcctccagcaggaggccAGGGAGGCCCCactgagctcctccagcaggaggccggGGAGGCCCCACTGAGCTACTCCAGCAGGAGGCCGGGGAGGCCCCactgagctcctccagcaggaggccggGGAGGCCCcactgagctcctcctccagcaggaggccggGGAGGCCCcactgagctcctcctccagcaggaggccggGGAGGCCCCactgagctcctccagcaggaggctGGGGAGGCCCcactgagctcctcctccagcaggaggccggGGAGGCCCcactgagctcctcctccagcaggaggccAGGGAGGCCCCactgagctcctccagcaggaggccAGGGAGGCCCCactgagctcctccagc
Proteins encoded in this region:
- the esd gene encoding S-formylglutathione hydrolase isoform X1, whose amino-acid sequence is MSVGSLRVIWKMALTQVSSNKCAGGFQKVFEHESSELKCKMKFAVYVPPKAETDKCPVLYWLSGLTCTEQNVITKAGCQLAAAEHGIIIVAPDTSPRGCNIEGEDESWDFGTGAGFYVDATQEPWKSNYRMYSYVTEELPKLINANFPTAPDRMSISGHSMGGHGALVCALRNPGKYKAVSAFAPICNPVQCPWGQKAFAGYLGPDRATWEAYDATVLAASYSGPQLDILIDQGRDDQFLTASQLLPDNLIAVCSEKKIPVVFRLQPGYDHSYFFIYSFMNDHIKHHAKFLNV
- the esd gene encoding S-formylglutathione hydrolase isoform X2, whose amino-acid sequence is MALTQVSSNKCAGGFQKVFEHESSELKCKMKFAVYVPPKAETDKCPVLYWLSGLTCTEQNVITKAGCQLAAAEHGIIIVAPDTSPRGCNIEGEDESWDFGTGAGFYVDATQEPWKSNYRMYSYVTEELPKLINANFPTAPDRMSISGHSMGGHGALVCALRNPGKYKAVSAFAPICNPVQCPWGQKAFAGYLGPDRATWEAYDATVLAASYSGPQLDILIDQGRDDQFLTASQLLPDNLIAVCSEKKIPVVFRLQPGYDHSYFFIYSFMNDHIKHHAKFLNV